Proteins encoded together in one Hylaeus volcanicus isolate JK05 chromosome 3, UHH_iyHylVolc1.0_haploid, whole genome shotgun sequence window:
- the LOC128873905 gene encoding adenylate kinase, whose translation MAPRTEAVPKEHADLPKERPNKGINAVLLGPPGCGKGTQAPLLKERYCVCHLSTGDMLRAEITSGSAIGTEIKKIMDEGKLVNDDLVVSMIDHNLDKPECKQGFLLDGFPRSVPQAQKLDDMLKKRNTKLDAVIEFGIDDNLLIKRITGRLIHPASGRSYHEEFAPPKVPMKDDITGEPLIKRSDDNAEALKKRLVTYHTQTQPLVDYYAIQGIHYYINAAQSSKNVFKDIDRIFSRTVKPAEQKKSFFSRFF comes from the exons atggctCCGCGAACGGAAGCAGTACCAAAGGAACATGCCGATTTACCGAAAGAAAGACCGAATAAAGGTATTAATGCAGTTTTATTGGGACCACCTGGTTGCGGTAAAGGTACACAG gcTCCATTATTAAAGGAACGATATTGCGTATGTCATTTATCTACAGGCGATATGCTCAGAGCAGAGATTACCTCTGGATCTGCTATCGGAACAGagattaagaaaataatggatGAAGGTAAATTGGTCAATGATGATCTTGTTGTTAGCATGATTGATCATAATTTGGACAAGCCTGAATGCAAACAGGGTTTCTTGTTGGATGGTTTTCCAAGAAGTGTTCCACAAGCTCAAAAA CTTGATGACATGTTAAAGAAGAGGAATACTAAATTGGATGCTGTAATAGAGTTTGGAATTGATGATAATTTGTTGATAAAGAGAATCACAGGTCGTCTGATACATCCTGCAAGTGGTAGATCATATCATGAAGAATTTGCTCCACCCAAGGTCCCTATGAAAGACGAT ATCACTGGAGAACCATTGATCAAAAGATCAGATGATAATGCAGAAGCATTGAAAAAACGTTTAGTAACATATCATACACAAACTCAACCATTAGTTGATTATTATGCTATACAAGGAATTCACTATTACATTAATGCTGCTCAATCAAGTAAAAATGTCTTCAAAGATATCGATCGTATATTTTCAAGAACGGTTAAACCAGCAGAGcaaaagaaaagtttctttagtCGGTTcttttaa